The following coding sequences lie in one Fusarium poae strain DAOMC 252244 chromosome 1, whole genome shotgun sequence genomic window:
- a CDS encoding hypothetical protein (BUSCO:27375at5125), whose product MASSGLGSISHPASSHAGGTLRQEAGALARQVNRLLNRQLSSVCQVNGVKSTGIKAELQGRIHNLIQEAVNANDPLRLHQIRQSVHNTISNSLASSSPSRTTLAHSHSHAPSAAFGLSTMSFPNTHNSLSNGQRFGGSQAMTVAFKSSPFYQIEATVGDVKVCDVMSQHRNTVPYTIRVEDHPYLQKCVENPSYRVMIFCAGECLGTQEVAFPHQSELKVNGGEIKANLRGLKNKPGSTRPVDITKALRLRPKYTNNVEFTYALTSKKFYLVVNICKITSVEELAGRIAAGKKISIESVKQELNAKAQDPDVVATSQVLSLKCPLSYMRLMLPCRGFTCTHLQCFDATSYLQLQEQGPQWQCPICYKSATFDQLAVDCYVKDILAKTSKSQETVIIEPNGDWHTKSSEDSSQGQTNGNSSHQGTYDDDDDDDDDLVISEVNPIGHRRVETPKNGTPSVNTPGTTGRDTSSAGPRGMGSISGKRPAAAIIDLTLSDDDDDDPAPPTKRQNTSTNGYSGSNGLSGSSPISPNGLGYL is encoded by the exons ATGGCATCCTCAGGACTAGGCTCGATCTCGCACCCAGCCTCTTCACACGCTGGTGGAACTCTGCGGCAAGAAGCTGGCGCGCTCGCACGGCAGGTTAATCGCCTACTGAATCGCCAGCTTTCGTCTGTATGCCAGGTCAACGGCGTTAAGAGCACTGGAATCAAGGCGGAACTACAGGGCCGCATACATAATC TCATCCAAGAGGCCGTCAACGCCAACGACCCTCTTCGTCTTCACCAAATTCGCCAGAGCGTGCACAATACTATCTCGAATTCGCTTGCCAGCTCTTCGCCTTCTCGAACGACTCTCGCGCACTCACATAGTCATGCTCCCTCTGCGGCATTCGGATTGTCCACCATGTCATTCCCCAATACCCACAATAGCCTGTCTAATGGTCAGCGCTTTGGCGGATCGCAAGCAATGACAGTCGCCTTCAAGTCGAGCCCGTTTTACCAGATCGAGGCGACTGTTGGTGACGTGAAGGTTTGCGATG TCATGTCGCAGCACCGTAACACGGTACCATACACCATCAGAGTCGAGGACCATCCTTATCTACAGAAGTGTGTCGAGAATCCTTCGTACCGAGTGATGATCTTTTGCGCCGGAGAGTGCTTAGGGACGCAAGAAGTCGCATTCCCCCATCAGTCGGAGCTCAAGGTTAATGGTGGTGAGATCAAAGCCAATTTGCGCGGCTTGAAGAACAAACCTGGTTCTACTAGACCGGTTGACATCACTAAAGCGCTCAGGCTCCGTCCAAAATACACCAACAACGTTGAATTTACATATGCGTTGACGTCCAAG AAATTCTACCTCGTAGTCAACATCTGCAAGATCACTTCTGTTGAAGAGCTTGCAGGGCGCATAGCTGCTGGCAAGAAAATATCGATCGAGTCTGTGAAGCAAGAAC TCAATGCCAAAGCACAGGATCCCGATGTGGTGGCAACTTCCCAAGTTCTATCTCTCAAATGTCCATTGTCGTACATGCGCTTAATGCTTCCGTGTCGTGGCTTTACTTGCACACATCTACAATGCTTTGATGCTACGTCGTATCTTCAACTGCAAGAGCAGGGCCCGCAATGGCAGTGCCCCATCTGCTATAAATCTGCGACTTTTGATCAGTTGGCTGTTGATTG CTATGTGAAGGACATCCTTGCAAAGACATCCAAGAGCCAAGAAACTGTAATAATCGAGCCCAACGGCGACTGGCATACCAAGAGTTCTGAAGACAGTAGTCAGGGGCAGACTAACGGCAACTCTTCGCATCAAGGTACttacgatgatgatgatgatgacgacgatgacctGGTAATATCAGAAGTTAACCCCATCGGCCATCGTCGGGTGGAAACACCCAAGAATGGCACCCCGAGTGTCAATACACCTGGGACTACAGGTCGGGACACTTCATCTGCCGGTCCTCGAGGAATGGGATCTATCAGTGGCAAACGGCCAGCGGCCGCTATCATCGACCTGACCCTctcggatgatgatgacgacgacccAGCTCCTCCCACCAAGAGGCAGAACACTTCGACGAATGGATATTCGGGATCGAACGGTCTATCTGGTTCCTCTCCAATATCCCCTAACGGTCTTGGGTATCTATAG
- a CDS encoding hypothetical protein (BUSCO:53110at5125), with translation MSFEPVMPPFNSSDPSANFLSSSCLDFLLIELVPLAYRVTHDRDSITSEQNNTTADAASTSHAVSSSAAGMMAGAATRKDEEEDLDAVHYRLEMLGYRVGQGLVERFSRDRPRFNDTLDVIKFLCKDLWTLVFGKNIDNLKTNHRGVYVLTDNVFRPFSRMSTEAGGQAIVRAQPFLWFPCGIVRGALAALGINTSVQAEINELPGAVFQIKTIPNKP, from the exons ATGTCTTTTGAACCCGTCATGCCTCCTTTCAACTCGAGCGATCCATCCGCCAACTTTCTCAGCTCCTCCTGCCTAGACTTCCTACTCATTGAGCTTGTGCCGTTGGCTTACCGAGTCACTCATGATCGAGACTCCATAACCTCGGAACAAAACAACACAACTGCAGATGCTGCATCGACAAGCCATGCGGTCAGCTCCAGCGCTGCTGGAATGATGGCCGGTGCTGCGACAAgaaaggatgaagaagaggatctCGATGCGGTACATTATCGCCTAGAGATGCTAGGTTACCGAGTTGGTCAGGGTCTGGTAGAAAG GTTCTCAAGGGACCGACCGCGGTTCAACGACACACTCGATGTCATCAAATTTCTTTGCAAAGATCTATGGACTCTCGTTTTCGGCAAGAACATCGACAACCTCAAGACAAATCACAGG GGAGTATACGTGTTAACAGACAACGTCTTCCGGCCATTTTCACGTATGAGTACAGAAGCTGGCGGTCAAGCCATTGTCCGCGCTCAACCG TTCCTGTGGTTTCCATGTGGCATCGTAAGGGGAGCTTTGGCTGCTCTTGGAATCAACACAAGCGTACAGGCCGAGATTAACGAGTTGCCGGGAGCCGTGTTTCAAATTAAAACCATACCAAATAAGCCCTAG
- a CDS encoding hypothetical protein (BUSCO:34179at5125) — MVKAVVAGASGGIGQPLSLLLKTSPHIDELALYDVVNTPGVATDLSHISSRAKTTGYLPANDGAKAAFKDADIIVIPAGIPRKPGMTRDDLFNINAGIVKGLIEVAAEVAPKAFILVISNPVNSTVPISAEVLKAKGVFNPQRLFGVTTLDIVRAETFVAEITGNANPQELTIPVIGGHSGETIVPLFSKASPSVQIPDDKYDALVNRIQFGGDEVVKAKDGAGSATLSMAYAGFRFAEKVLRAVKGEKGLVEPSYVYLPGVPGGEAIAKDTGCDFFSVPIELGPNGAEKATNPFEGITEKEKALLAKATEGLKGNISKGVSFVHNPPQK; from the exons atggtcaaggctG TTGTTGCTGGCGCCTCTGGTGGCATTGGCCAG CCCCTCTCTCTCCTCCTCAAGACCTCTCCTCACATTGACGAGCTCGCCCTGTACGATGTCGTCAACACCCCCGGTGTCGCTACCGATCTCTCTCACATCTCTTCTCGCGCC AAGACCACTGGCTACCTTCCCGCCAACGATGGCGCTAAGGCTGCCTTCAAGGACGCTGACATTATTGTCATCCCCGCTGGCATTCCCC GCAAGCCTGGAATGACCCGTGATGATCTCTTCAATATTAATGCTGGTATTGTCAAGGGTCTCATCGAGGTCGCTGCTGAGGTCGCCCCCAAGGCTTTCATTCTTGTCATCTCCAACCCAGTCAACTCGACTGTTCCCATCTCTGCCGAGGtcctcaaggccaagggtgTCTTCAACCCTCAGCGTCTCTTTGGTGTCACCACCCTCGACATCGTCCGTGCCGAGACCTTCGTTGCTGAGATCACTGGCAACGCTAACCCCCAGGAGCTGACCATCCCCGTCATTGGTGGTCACTCTGGCGAGACCATCGTCCCCCTCTTCAGCAAGGCCTCGCCTTCAGTTCAGATCCCCGACGACAAGTATGATGCTCTCGTGAACCGCATTCAGTTCGGCGGTGACGAGgttgtcaaggccaaggatgGTGCTGGTTCCGCCACACTGTCCATGGCCTATGCTGGTTTCCG ATTTGCCGAGAAGGTTCTCCGTGCCGTCAAGGGTGAGAAGGGCCTTGTTGAGCCCAGCTACGTCTACCTTCCCGGTGTCCCTGGAGGTGAGGCTATCGCCAAGGACACTGGCTGCGACTTCTTCTCTGTTCCCATTGAGCTTGGT CCCAACGGTGCTGAGAAGGCCACCAACCCCTTCGAGGGTATTaccgagaaggagaaggctcTGCTAGCCAAGGCCACCGAGGGTCTCAAGGGCAACATCAGCAAGGGTGTCAGCTTTGTCCACAACCCTCCCCAAAAGTGA
- a CDS encoding hypothetical protein (BUSCO:57693at5125), whose translation MSTAQELSNISSDLIWEIVRDNNCFSAKSKKNGGVQFSRDPLNLTNKTSRKHAGFVNDKAVGIAAGEKGAVVVTTKKAQPNKPAANLTQTSYSGSKSNRKTYQAVANQVAKNSYRPDLRSAAVERASAIKKSNKPVKPEPEQKLRGNKAKKAAAAAAASEEN comes from the exons ATGTCTACCGCCCAGGAGCTCTCCAACATTTCCTCGGACCTGATCTGGGAGATCGTCC GTGACAACAACTGCTTCTCCgccaagagcaagaagaacgGCGGTGTTCAGTTCTCCCGAGACCCCCTCAACCTGACCAACAAGACCTCCCGAAAG CACGCCGGCTTCGTCAACGACAAG GCCGTCGGTATTGCTGCTGGTGAGAAGGGTGCCGTTGTTGTCACCACCAAGAAGGCTCAGCCCAACAAGCCCGCTGCCAACCTCACCCAGACTTCTTACAGCGGCTCCAAGAGCAACCGCAA GACCTACCAGGCCGTTGCCAACCAGGTCGCCAAGAACTCTTACCGCCCTGACCTCCGCTCCGCTGCTGTCGAGCGTGCTTCTGCCATCAAGAAGTCTAACAAGCCCGTCAAGCCCGAGCCCGAGCAGAAGCTCCGTGgcaacaaggccaagaaggctgctgctgccgccgccgcctctGAGGAGAACTAA
- a CDS encoding hypothetical protein (BUSCO:58392at5125): MAKSARASTRKANNRRLVKNVFGPAEAARNERLSAKLLEVAKQPKPESSDVNMNTQEDETNESNEEAQDETTMDVDSVKKPSSGRIEKKRPDKRRQQASKIVFKSYSSRSKGKGKKKSA; encoded by the exons ATGGCCAAGAGCGCACGAGCAAGCACCAGAAAGGCCAACAACAGGCGCCTTGTCAAGAACGTCTTTGGACCTGCGGAGGCTGCCCGAAATGAGCGCCTCTCTGCCAAACTCCTTGAGGTGGCCAAGCAGCCCAAGCCCGAGTCTTCAGATGTGAACATGAACA CCCAAGAAGATGAGACCAACGAATCCAACGAGGAGGCTCAAGATGAGACTA CAATGGATGTGGACTCTGTCAAGAAGCCTTCAAGTGGGCGTATTGAGAAGAAGCGCCCCGATAAGCGCAGGCAACAAGCTTCCAAGATTGTCTTCAAGTCTTACAGCAGTCGATCAAAGGgaaagggcaagaagaagagtgcTTAA